A window of Chloracidobacterium sp. N contains these coding sequences:
- the murJ gene encoding murein biosynthesis integral membrane protein MurJ: MPTFPKLPAALLVGMGILASRVSGLIRNKVFAYYFGDTDLAGVYRAAQRIPNVLQNLLGEGALSASFIPAYARLLAEGRTDEAGRLAGAIFSLLAVVVAGLVAAGMALAPWLTRLIAPGFTGENYALTVTLVRIFFPGIGLLVLSAWCLGVLNSHRRFLLPYAAPVALNLVVILTLLVFGGQPLEHLVVWTTWGNVVGSAVMLAIQLPTVWRMAPPLQLGFQLDGAPTREVIGNFFPALVSRGVAQISGYLDNILASLISPGAVGILGYAQDVYMLPVSLFGLAISAAELPALSSATGTPEAVAAQMRERLKQAVRQMSFFVIPSSVAFVVLGGSIVGVLYRGGRFDDNATAAVWLTLAAAAIGLRAATQARLYASGFYALGDTRTPLRYALARVGLGAGGGAVAALYLPGRWGLPSAWGVAGLAAASGLAAWVEFVLLRRSLHGRIGPLADNRLERAGLWLCALLAAGSAWAVISLVAPAVSSGASWRWLADLGGLALYGGVYLTATVVLRLTPFDLQARLRRLAGRDEGGADSE, from the coding sequence ATGCCGACGTTTCCCAAGCTTCCGGCGGCGCTTCTGGTTGGAATGGGCATTCTGGCCAGCCGGGTGTCGGGACTCATCCGCAACAAGGTTTTTGCCTACTACTTCGGCGACACCGATCTGGCCGGGGTCTATCGCGCAGCGCAGCGCATTCCGAACGTGCTGCAAAACCTGCTCGGCGAAGGCGCGCTCTCGGCCTCGTTCATTCCAGCCTATGCGCGGCTGCTGGCCGAAGGCCGGACCGACGAAGCCGGACGCCTCGCCGGGGCCATCTTCAGTCTGCTGGCCGTCGTCGTGGCCGGACTCGTGGCCGCCGGCATGGCGCTTGCGCCCTGGCTGACGCGCCTCATTGCGCCCGGCTTTACCGGTGAAAACTACGCCCTGACGGTCACACTGGTACGGATTTTCTTCCCCGGCATCGGCCTGCTGGTGCTGTCGGCCTGGTGTCTGGGTGTTCTCAACAGCCACCGGCGGTTTCTGCTGCCTTACGCTGCGCCCGTGGCGCTCAATCTCGTCGTCATCCTGACGCTGCTGGTGTTTGGCGGACAACCGCTCGAACACCTCGTCGTCTGGACGACCTGGGGCAATGTCGTGGGAAGCGCCGTCATGCTGGCCATACAGCTTCCGACGGTCTGGCGCATGGCACCGCCGCTCCAGTTGGGTTTTCAGCTCGACGGTGCGCCCACCCGCGAGGTCATCGGTAACTTCTTTCCGGCGCTCGTCAGCCGGGGCGTCGCACAGATCAGCGGCTATCTGGACAACATCCTGGCCAGCCTCATTTCACCAGGCGCCGTCGGCATTCTGGGCTACGCGCAGGACGTGTACATGCTGCCCGTCAGCCTGTTCGGGCTGGCGATTTCGGCAGCCGAACTTCCAGCCCTGTCCAGCGCCACCGGCACGCCGGAAGCTGTGGCCGCCCAGATGCGCGAACGCCTGAAGCAGGCCGTACGACAGATGTCGTTTTTCGTCATTCCCTCAAGTGTGGCTTTTGTCGTGTTGGGCGGCAGTATTGTCGGCGTGCTCTACCGGGGCGGACGTTTCGATGACAACGCCACGGCGGCCGTCTGGCTGACACTCGCGGCGGCAGCGATTGGCTTGCGCGCGGCGACGCAGGCCCGGCTCTACGCCTCTGGATTTTATGCCCTGGGCGACACCCGCACGCCACTGCGCTACGCACTGGCACGGGTTGGGTTGGGCGCAGGAGGCGGTGCGGTCGCGGCGCTGTACCTGCCAGGCCGGTGGGGCCTGCCGTCGGCGTGGGGCGTCGCCGGACTGGCCGCGGCTTCGGGGCTTGCCGCCTGGGTGGAGTTCGTTCTGCTGCGCCGCAGCCTGCACGGACGCATCGGGCCGCTGGCTGACAACCGCCTCGAACGTGCCGGACTGTGGCTGTGCGCGCTGCTGGCGGCCGGAAGCGCCTGGGCGGTCATCTCGCTCGTCGCTCCGGCGGTCAGTTCAGGTGCATCGTGGCGCTGGCTGGCTGATCTCGGCGGGCTGGCGCTGTACGGCGGTGTGTACCTGACAGCGACCGTTGTCCTGCGACTGACGCCGTTCGATCTTCAGGCACGGTTGCGCCGCCTGGCCGGAAGGGATGAGGGAGGGGCGGATAGCGAATAG
- a CDS encoding formate--tetrahydrofolate ligase, producing the protein MSDLAIARSVKLQPIAAIAERLGVAADQLEPYGRYAAKLPLAFSAPESSRQGKLILVSAMTPTPAGEGKTTVTIGLTDALNRIGRQAVAVLREPSLGPVFGLKGGATGGGRSQVAPMDMINLHFTGDFAAVTAAHNLLAAIVDNALHQRRNPGGIDLTSVRWKRVLDTNDRALRQIIVGLGGRANGLPREAGFDITAASEVMAAMCLCDSLHHLKEKLGGIFVALTHDKQPLYARDFKANGAMAALLKDAIKPNLVQTLEGSPAIIHLGPFANIAQGTNSIIATRTGLHLSEYVVTEAGFGFDLGGEKFLHIKCRTAGLSPAVVVVVATVRGLKYQGGAALETLSTPDMAALERGFGNLEKHLENVRQFGLEPVVAINRFTSDTAEEMAWIQARCAALHVAAAVSETWAHGGAGAEALAHEVLAAVGRSTSSWQPLYDLTDSIERKIETVATRVYGAGEVQWFPRARRDLRLIAELGLEQLPVCIAKTQKSFSDDPTQLGRPTGFTLTIREIEIAAGAGFVIPIAGDLVRMPGLPAVPASERIDIDAEGNIIGLS; encoded by the coding sequence ATGTCTGACCTTGCCATTGCACGCTCCGTCAAACTGCAACCGATTGCCGCCATTGCCGAACGTCTCGGTGTGGCCGCCGACCAACTGGAACCCTACGGGCGGTATGCCGCCAAACTGCCACTTGCCTTCAGTGCGCCGGAGAGTTCCCGACAAGGCAAACTCATCCTTGTTTCCGCCATGACACCAACCCCGGCCGGAGAAGGAAAAACCACGGTCACAATTGGTCTGACCGATGCCCTCAACCGGATCGGGCGGCAGGCCGTTGCTGTCCTGCGGGAACCTTCCCTTGGGCCGGTGTTCGGCCTCAAGGGCGGCGCCACCGGCGGCGGACGGTCGCAGGTAGCGCCTATGGACATGATCAACCTGCACTTCACGGGTGATTTTGCCGCCGTGACCGCCGCCCACAACCTGCTGGCCGCCATCGTGGACAACGCGCTCCACCAGCGGCGAAACCCCGGCGGAATTGATCTCACCAGTGTGCGCTGGAAGCGCGTTCTCGATACCAACGACCGGGCGCTGCGCCAGATCATCGTCGGACTCGGCGGCCGCGCCAACGGCCTGCCCCGTGAGGCCGGTTTTGACATCACGGCGGCTTCGGAAGTCATGGCCGCCATGTGTCTGTGCGATTCGCTGCACCACCTGAAGGAAAAACTCGGCGGCATCTTCGTCGCCCTCACCCACGACAAACAGCCTCTGTATGCCCGCGACTTCAAAGCCAACGGCGCCATGGCCGCCCTGCTGAAGGACGCCATCAAGCCCAATCTCGTGCAGACGCTCGAAGGCAGTCCCGCCATCATTCACCTGGGGCCGTTCGCCAACATTGCGCAGGGGACAAACTCGATCATTGCGACCCGCACCGGACTGCACCTGAGCGAATACGTCGTCACCGAAGCCGGATTCGGCTTCGATCTGGGTGGCGAGAAGTTTCTGCACATCAAATGCCGAACCGCCGGCCTGTCGCCGGCCGTGGTGGTTGTGGTGGCTACGGTGCGGGGCTTGAAATACCAGGGCGGCGCTGCGCTCGAAACCCTGTCCACCCCGGATATGGCAGCCCTGGAACGGGGTTTTGGCAACCTTGAAAAGCACCTGGAAAACGTCCGTCAGTTCGGACTTGAACCCGTCGTGGCCATCAACCGCTTCACCAGTGATACCGCCGAAGAAATGGCGTGGATTCAGGCGCGCTGCGCGGCACTGCACGTGGCGGCAGCCGTGTCCGAAACCTGGGCCCACGGTGGGGCCGGAGCCGAAGCCCTCGCCCACGAAGTCCTGGCTGCGGTCGGGCGTTCCACGTCGTCGTGGCAGCCGCTCTACGACCTGACGGACTCCATCGAGCGCAAAATCGAGACGGTGGCCACGCGAGTCTATGGTGCCGGCGAAGTGCAGTGGTTCCCCAGGGCCCGGCGCGATCTCCGCCTGATTGCCGAACTGGGACTGGAGCAGCTTCCGGTGTGCATCGCCAAAACCCAGAAGTCGTTTTCCGACGACCCAACCCAACTCGGACGCCCCACCGGCTTTACGCTGACCATTCGTGAAATCGAAATTGCCGCCGGCGCTGGTTTTGTCATTCCAATTGCCGGCGACCTGGTGCGCATGCCGGGACTGCCGGCTGTCCCGGCTTCCGAGCGGATTGACATTGACGCCGAAGGAAACATCATCGGTCTGTCGTAG
- a CDS encoding arginine--tRNA ligase, whose protein sequence is MLHPLRETVRQAVKTLVERQFGIVLPDVAVEFPPNVTLGDLATPAAFEVAKRRKAITGEKHAPRDIAQTLADGLRTVLPDFERIEVAGAGYINLFLNRAETLLRALNAPPGVHAPRFRGKVIVEHTSVNPNKAAHIGHLRNAVLGDALVRLLRATGETVEVHNYIDDTGVQVADVVVGFVHIEGRSLGEVAAIDGKFDDYCWDLYARVGTWYAEDESRLRWRAETLHAIERHEGELAALGARIAERIVHCHLATMERLGIRYDVLPCESAILRLDFWAEAFERLKAAGAIVYEAEGRRAGCWVMRAGQEAATTDDEHDADKILVRSNGTVNYTGKDIAYHLWKLGILERDFHYRAFHRYADGHTVWMGTAAEADDASPPPAFGRGAAYLNVIDVGQSYAQEFVKRGVLSLAPDALRDAVAASAHVAYEKVALTPASCLELGFELSEADRQRPFISMSGRKGLGVKADDLLDRLESKALAHVQAHQPTLPEAEQRAIAHKIAVAAVRYFLLKFARTTLIAFDFADAMAEQGETGVYLLYSLVRVAGIRRKLREAGLDCPNPAAVLAGNHTQLEAWLRDEGKTANEFWTLIGLVLRYDTVLVEASETLEPSVVAKYAFQLAQAFSGFYNRHNIRHEPDEVRRAFLLALVSLVESRLRAALDVLGIDAPERM, encoded by the coding sequence ATGTTACACCCGTTGCGAGAAACCGTTCGCCAGGCGGTCAAAACTCTGGTTGAGCGACAGTTTGGCATTGTCCTGCCGGATGTTGCCGTCGAATTTCCCCCCAACGTGACCCTGGGCGATCTGGCGACGCCGGCCGCTTTCGAGGTAGCCAAACGCCGCAAGGCCATCACCGGCGAAAAACACGCACCACGTGACATCGCCCAGACACTGGCCGATGGGTTGCGGACGGTGCTGCCCGATTTCGAGCGGATCGAAGTTGCCGGCGCCGGCTATATCAACCTGTTTCTGAACCGCGCCGAAACCCTGCTGCGGGCGCTCAATGCCCCGCCCGGCGTGCATGCGCCACGTTTCAGGGGAAAGGTCATCGTCGAGCACACGAGCGTCAACCCGAACAAAGCCGCCCACATCGGCCACCTGCGCAATGCCGTGCTGGGCGATGCCCTGGTGCGCCTTCTGCGCGCGACCGGCGAGACGGTTGAAGTCCACAACTACATTGACGACACCGGGGTTCAGGTGGCCGATGTGGTGGTGGGGTTCGTGCACATCGAAGGCAGGTCACTGGGCGAGGTGGCGGCCATTGACGGGAAGTTCGATGACTACTGCTGGGACCTCTATGCCCGCGTCGGTACGTGGTATGCCGAAGATGAGTCGCGCCTGCGCTGGCGGGCGGAGACACTCCACGCCATTGAACGCCACGAAGGGGAACTGGCCGCCTTGGGTGCCCGTATTGCCGAACGCATCGTGCACTGTCATCTGGCCACGATGGAACGGCTGGGCATCCGCTACGACGTACTTCCCTGTGAAAGCGCCATTTTGCGGCTTGATTTCTGGGCCGAGGCGTTTGAGCGCCTCAAGGCGGCCGGGGCGATTGTCTATGAAGCCGAAGGGCGGCGCGCCGGCTGCTGGGTGATGCGGGCCGGGCAGGAAGCGGCCACGACCGACGACGAACACGACGCCGACAAGATACTTGTGCGCTCAAACGGCACGGTCAACTACACCGGCAAGGACATTGCCTATCACCTGTGGAAACTGGGCATTCTGGAGCGGGATTTCCACTACCGGGCGTTTCACCGCTACGCCGACGGCCACACCGTGTGGATGGGAACGGCTGCTGAAGCGGATGATGCTTCTCCGCCGCCGGCGTTTGGGCGCGGCGCAGCTTATCTGAACGTCATTGATGTGGGGCAGAGCTATGCGCAGGAGTTTGTCAAACGGGGTGTCCTGTCGTTGGCCCCGGATGCCCTGCGGGACGCCGTTGCCGCCAGCGCCCATGTCGCCTACGAGAAGGTGGCGCTGACACCGGCAAGCTGCCTGGAGTTGGGTTTCGAGCTGTCCGAAGCTGACCGTCAGCGCCCGTTCATTTCCATGAGCGGACGCAAGGGGCTGGGCGTCAAAGCCGATGACCTGCTGGACCGGCTGGAAAGCAAGGCCCTGGCGCACGTCCAGGCGCACCAGCCCACGCTGCCCGAAGCCGAACAGCGTGCCATTGCCCATAAAATCGCCGTGGCGGCGGTACGCTACTTTTTGCTCAAATTTGCCCGGACGACACTCATTGCCTTCGATTTTGCCGACGCCATGGCCGAGCAGGGCGAAACAGGGGTGTATCTGCTCTATTCCCTGGTGCGCGTGGCCGGCATCCGCCGCAAGCTGCGCGAGGCCGGTCTGGATTGCCCCAACCCGGCGGCCGTGCTTGCCGGGAACCACACACAGCTCGAAGCCTGGCTGCGGGACGAAGGGAAAACCGCCAATGAGTTCTGGACGCTCATCGGGTTGGTGCTGCGCTATGACACCGTGCTCGTGGAAGCCAGTGAAACGCTGGAACCTTCTGTCGTCGCCAAGTATGCTTTCCAACTCGCCCAGGCATTCAGCGGGTTTTACAACCGGCACAACATCCGGCATGAACCGGATGAGGTTCGGCGGGCATTTCTGCTGGCGCTGGTCAGCCTGGTGGAAAGCCGCCTGCGGGCGGCGCTGGATGTCCTTGGGATTGACGCTCCAGAGCGCATGTAA
- a CDS encoding peptidylprolyl isomerase has translation MVWRVAGWMLILGSLLVFGEQAIAQQRRPAARPAPTRPTVPPEPAAPKPSRAEKLSVEELKQVRAVIESSAGNIVLEFFPEVAPNHVRNFLRLAEQGFYDRTEFNRIARDFVIQGGDPAKWPADSPNRRLRFDTSPLKAEFNETPHDKGILSMAHGSNPDSATTHYFICLRRLESLDGKYTVFGRVIEGLDVVDKIAETPIEPGTADKPAERVEVRTIRVIYPSTVTNAAKP, from the coding sequence ATGGTGTGGCGAGTCGCAGGATGGATGTTGATTCTTGGCAGCCTGTTGGTGTTTGGCGAGCAGGCCATCGCGCAGCAGCGGCGTCCGGCGGCGCGTCCGGCGCCCACACGCCCGACCGTTCCCCCTGAGCCGGCTGCCCCGAAACCCAGCCGGGCCGAAAAGCTCTCCGTCGAAGAACTCAAACAGGTACGCGCCGTCATCGAATCTTCAGCCGGCAACATCGTCCTGGAGTTTTTCCCCGAAGTCGCCCCCAACCACGTGCGCAACTTTCTGCGCCTCGCGGAACAGGGTTTTTACGACCGCACGGAGTTCAACCGCATTGCCAGGGATTTCGTCATTCAGGGAGGCGACCCGGCCAAGTGGCCGGCTGACAGCCCCAACCGCCGTCTGCGCTTCGACACCTCGCCGCTCAAGGCGGAATTCAACGAAACGCCCCACGACAAGGGCATTCTCTCCATGGCGCACGGCAGCAACCCCGACAGCGCCACGACCCACTACTTCATCTGCCTGCGGCGGCTGGAGTCGCTCGATGGCAAGTACACGGTCTTTGGGCGGGTCATCGAAGGTCTCGATGTCGTGGACAAAATTGCCGAGACCCCCATCGAGCCGGGCACGGCCGACAAACCTGCCGAGCGGGTTGAAGTGCGCACAATTCGGGTCATCTATCCGTCAACCGTGACCAACGCCGCCAAACCGTAA
- a CDS encoding MGMT family protein has product MKPDSCKNEDENDELPPFAAVYAWVRRIPPGRVMTYGQISRLIGERLSAQGVGWALRASIRQADGLPWHRVVNARGGISTGRLSLHLAAEQRARLEGEGVVFRADGTLDLAEYGWQPEV; this is encoded by the coding sequence ATGAAACCGGATTCCTGTAAGAATGAAGATGAAAACGATGAACTGCCGCCTTTTGCGGCCGTCTATGCCTGGGTGCGCCGGATTCCGCCGGGGCGCGTCATGACCTACGGGCAGATTTCACGTCTCATCGGGGAACGTCTTTCGGCGCAGGGCGTCGGCTGGGCGCTGCGGGCGAGCATCCGGCAGGCAGACGGGCTGCCCTGGCACCGGGTGGTCAATGCCCGTGGCGGCATCAGCACGGGCAGGCTATCGCTTCATCTCGCCGCAGAGCAACGGGCGCGGCTGGAAGGCGAAGGCGTCGTGTTCCGCGCTGACGGGACGCTTGATCTGGCCGAGTATGGCTGGCAGCCGGAGGTCTGA
- a CDS encoding low specificity L-threonine aldolase, which yields MTLDDAPVDLRSDTVTQPSPAMREAMYRAAVGDDVYLEDPTVNELQERAAALLGFEAALFVPSGTMGNQICLRLHAPPGSEIIVEARAHIYEWELGAPAALSGLTPRLVPSERGLPTWEAIAAALQPKVYYRTRTALLCLENTHNMHGGTVAPPAAVARILQEAAACGLPVHLDGARLFNAAVAGGLRVADLAAGFSSVMICLSKGLGAPVGSLVFGTRDFIERARTVRKMFGGGMRQAGVLAAAGLVALEEGPAHLADDHANARWLAAELAQLPGLDVELSRVETNIVMCDVTPTGMTASEFCAGLKSCGVLAGAAGPYTVRFVTHRDAPRSACQRAVEAIAGFLKNRLS from the coding sequence ATGACGCTTGATGACGCACCTGTTGACTTACGCAGCGACACCGTGACGCAGCCTTCGCCAGCCATGCGCGAAGCCATGTACCGGGCAGCAGTTGGCGATGATGTTTATCTTGAAGACCCCACCGTGAACGAATTGCAGGAGCGCGCTGCCGCGCTGCTTGGCTTTGAGGCGGCGCTCTTTGTCCCGAGCGGCACGATGGGCAACCAGATTTGCCTCCGCCTGCACGCACCGCCGGGCAGCGAAATCATCGTCGAGGCGCGCGCCCACATTTACGAGTGGGAACTGGGTGCGCCGGCGGCGCTCTCCGGGCTGACGCCCCGGCTCGTACCGAGCGAACGGGGGCTGCCAACCTGGGAAGCGATTGCCGCCGCCCTCCAGCCCAAGGTGTACTACCGTACCCGGACGGCGCTCCTCTGCCTTGAAAACACCCACAATATGCACGGTGGCACCGTCGCCCCTCCGGCTGCCGTCGCCCGCATTCTACAGGAAGCGGCCGCGTGCGGACTGCCGGTCCACCTTGACGGAGCGCGACTGTTCAATGCGGCCGTGGCCGGTGGGCTTCGGGTCGCCGACCTGGCAGCCGGGTTTTCGAGCGTCATGATTTGCCTTTCCAAGGGTTTGGGCGCACCGGTCGGCTCGCTTGTTTTCGGCACGCGCGATTTCATTGAACGGGCGCGCACGGTTCGCAAGATGTTCGGCGGCGGCATGCGGCAGGCCGGCGTTCTGGCGGCGGCCGGACTTGTTGCCCTCGAAGAAGGCCCGGCCCATCTGGCTGACGACCACGCCAACGCCCGCTGGTTGGCTGCTGAGCTGGCACAACTGCCAGGGCTGGACGTGGAACTGAGCCGCGTCGAAACCAACATCGTCATGTGCGATGTGACGCCAACCGGAATGACCGCCTCCGAATTCTGCGCCGGACTGAAAAGCTGCGGCGTTCTGGCCGGTGCTGCCGGGCCGTACACCGTTCGCTTTGTGACGCACCGTGACGCGCCCCGCAGTGCGTGTCAACGGGCCGTTGAGGCCATTGCCGGATTTCTAAAGAACCGGCTTTCCTGA
- a CDS encoding elongation factor G produces the protein MKVFATPHLRNVALVGHGHAGKTSLVAAMLYAMGATPRLGKVADGTALTDFDEIAIAHQLSTQTGVAHGVWRDHKLNLLDTPGATAFILDSRLALRAAETALIVLDAHNGVEIGTETVRQYAAEFNLPCFVFINKLDKEQTDVESCLQALTEQCDLRPVLLQIPIGIEKQFRGLVDVVRQRAFLYQTDGSGAFVETDVPANLQTAVAKAREALIERVAESDDRLLETFFEQGTLTDEQVLAGLPAAIQSQSLTPVFLGSATLNIGIPQLLDALVSIAPDPAHVGGWLGMSPLDDHLVSPRHVTDDEPFAGYVFKTLDEQFNRISLCKIISGVLRPDSLVVNGSRGALEKVAALYTLQGRQLDKLTEAHAGDIIALTKLKDTHTGDTLCDKAAPVRFAPVTMPEPAISFAIEPKSRADEDKLSGAMLRIIEQDGTLRYARDPQTKEFILSGTNQQHIELTVERLRVRYGVEVVIHAPKVPYLETFKGRVEVHARHKKQTGGRGQFGDCKCIFEALPHGAGFRFVDKIVGGVIPQQFRPAVEKGILEAAEHGALAGYPVVDFQVELVDGSYHTVDSDELSFKLAGRKAFRAAMEKVKLALLEPIMHVVVSVPNEFAGDAMSDLSTRRGRILGINAKGTRQIVEAHVPLGEMLTYATALNSLTSGRGSYTMRFAHYDEAPPQVTQRVVAEAQAAGRIRALEEV, from the coding sequence ATGAAAGTTTTCGCCACCCCTCACCTACGCAACGTCGCCCTCGTTGGTCATGGTCACGCCGGCAAGACTTCACTTGTTGCGGCGATGCTCTACGCCATGGGGGCGACGCCCCGCCTTGGCAAAGTCGCAGACGGAACGGCCCTGACAGACTTTGATGAAATTGCCATTGCCCACCAGCTTTCGACGCAGACCGGTGTCGCGCACGGCGTCTGGCGCGACCACAAGCTCAATCTTCTCGACACTCCGGGGGCAACGGCCTTCATTCTCGACAGCCGTCTGGCCCTGCGCGCGGCTGAAACGGCGCTCATCGTCCTCGACGCGCACAATGGCGTCGAAATCGGAACGGAAACCGTCCGGCAGTACGCGGCTGAATTCAATCTTCCCTGTTTCGTCTTCATCAACAAACTCGACAAAGAGCAGACGGATGTGGAGTCCTGCCTGCAGGCGCTGACCGAGCAGTGTGATTTGCGGCCGGTGCTGCTCCAGATTCCCATCGGCATCGAGAAGCAGTTTCGCGGTCTTGTGGATGTCGTCCGCCAGCGGGCGTTTCTCTACCAGACGGACGGCAGCGGGGCCTTTGTCGAAACCGACGTGCCAGCCAACCTGCAGACCGCCGTGGCCAAGGCGCGGGAAGCCCTCATCGAGCGGGTGGCCGAAAGTGATGACCGCCTGCTGGAAACCTTCTTCGAGCAGGGCACGCTGACGGACGAGCAGGTGCTGGCCGGGTTGCCGGCCGCCATTCAGTCCCAATCCCTGACGCCGGTCTTTCTCGGCTCGGCGACGCTCAACATCGGCATCCCGCAACTGCTCGATGCCCTGGTGTCAATTGCCCCTGACCCGGCACACGTCGGCGGCTGGCTGGGGATGTCGCCGCTCGATGACCACCTTGTGTCGCCGCGTCATGTGACGGACGATGAGCCATTTGCCGGCTATGTCTTCAAAACGCTCGATGAGCAGTTCAACCGAATCTCGCTCTGTAAAATCATTTCCGGCGTCCTGCGCCCGGATTCCCTCGTGGTGAACGGCAGCCGGGGCGCACTGGAAAAGGTTGCGGCCCTTTACACACTCCAGGGGCGGCAACTCGACAAACTGACGGAAGCCCATGCCGGCGACATCATCGCCCTGACCAAACTCAAGGACACGCACACGGGGGATACCCTGTGCGACAAGGCGGCCCCGGTGCGGTTTGCTCCCGTGACCATGCCGGAGCCGGCGATTTCCTTTGCCATCGAGCCAAAATCGCGCGCTGATGAAGACAAGCTTTCCGGCGCCATGCTGCGCATCATCGAACAGGACGGCACGCTGCGTTATGCGCGTGACCCCCAGACCAAGGAATTCATCCTTTCGGGAACGAACCAGCAGCACATCGAACTCACGGTCGAACGACTCAGGGTGCGTTACGGGGTGGAAGTCGTCATCCATGCCCCCAAAGTGCCTTATCTGGAAACCTTCAAGGGGCGGGTCGAGGTCCACGCCCGGCACAAGAAACAAACCGGCGGACGGGGGCAGTTTGGCGACTGCAAGTGCATTTTCGAGGCGCTGCCCCACGGCGCCGGTTTCCGCTTCGTGGATAAAATCGTCGGCGGCGTCATTCCGCAGCAGTTCCGTCCGGCGGTCGAAAAGGGAATTCTGGAAGCGGCTGAACACGGAGCGCTGGCGGGTTATCCCGTAGTGGATTTCCAGGTCGAACTGGTGGATGGCTCCTACCACACGGTGGATTCGGATGAACTTTCCTTCAAGCTGGCCGGACGCAAAGCCTTCCGCGCCGCAATGGAAAAGGTCAAGCTGGCACTGCTTGAACCGATCATGCACGTGGTCGTGAGCGTGCCCAACGAGTTTGCCGGCGACGCCATGAGCGATCTCTCCACCCGTCGCGGCCGCATCCTTGGCATCAACGCCAAGGGAACCCGGCAGATTGTCGAAGCCCACGTGCCACTGGGTGAAATGCTGACCTACGCCACGGCGCTCAACTCGCTGACGAGCGGGCGTGGCAGCTACACGATGCGTTTTGCCCACTACGACGAAGCGCCGCCGCAGGTGACGCAGCGAGTCGTGGCCGAGGCCCAGGCGGCCGGGCGTATCCGGGCGCTGGAAGAAGTCTGA